The following proteins come from a genomic window of Acinonyx jubatus isolate Ajub_Pintada_27869175 chromosome C1, VMU_Ajub_asm_v1.0, whole genome shotgun sequence:
- the PSRC1 gene encoding proline/serine-rich coiled-coil protein 1 isoform X3, translating into MLGTTNHGAHVLRSNLTRAPAGWNMEDLEEDVKFIADETLDFGGLSPSDSREEEDIAVSVTPEKPLRRGLSNRSNPNAVAPAPQGLRLSLGPLSPEKLEEILHEANRLAVQLEQCALQEQESTGEGLGPRRVKPSPRRETFVLKDSPVRDLLPTVSSLTRSTPSPNGLTPRLRSGEKKGSVRVLRAASGKRPSSVKRESPTCNLLPTSKSPASSPLARSTPPVRGKAGPSGRATASEETWAAKLWACQPNATHQPECTTQQRCPASSFSATSERTSTTKCCRAQSSCFPAAKSSHHCCQSQQPAAPQESGGLRTHQVKRSGQQAKIQEQTTTVTAWTHLYSTSQALSWKAGPDSRRFWPRSRRKRSHQGWCPRSEEMGDGVD; encoded by the exons atgtTGGGAACCACCAATCACGGAGCGCATGTG CTCAGGTCTAATCTGACTCGTGCACCTGCTGGCTGGAACATGGAAGATTTAGAGGAAG ATGTAAAGTTCATAGCGGATGAGACCTTGGACTTTGGAGGGCTGTCACCATCTGACAG tCGTGAGGAGGAAGACATAGCAGTGTCGGTGACTCCAGAGAAACCGCTCCGAAGAGGACTCTCCAATCGAAGTAATCCAAATGCAGTGGCCCCAGCCCCCCAGGGGCTGAGGCTCAGCTTGGGTCCCCTTAGTCCAGAGAAGCTGGAGGAGATTCTCCACGAGGCCAACCGGCTGGCAGTTCAGCTGGAGCAGTGTGCCCTGCAGGAGCAGGAGAGCACGGGCGAGGGCCTGGGGCCTCGCAGGGTGAAGCCCAGCCCCCGGCGGGAGACCTTTGTGCTGAAGGACAGTCCTGTCCGAGACCTGCTGCCCACTGTGAGTTCTTTGACTCggagcaccccctccccaaacgGCCTGACACCCCGACTCCGGAGCGGCGAGAAGAAGGGGTCAGTCAGGGTTCTCCGGGCAGCATCTGGAAAGAGGCCCTCCAGTGTGAAAAGG GAGTCACCCACTTGCAATCTGTTGCCTACATCCAAAAGCCCAGCATCTTCTCCTCTCGCCCGATCTACTCCTCCAGTCCGGGGCAAAGCTGGGCCCAGTGGGAGAGCAACAGCAAGTGAGGAGACTTGGGCAGCAAAACTGTGG GCCTGCCAGCCGAATGCCACTCACCAGCCGGAGTGTACCACCCAGCAAAGGTGCCCTGCCTCCAGCTTCTCTGCCACCTCGGAAAGGACTTCCACGACCAAGTGCTGTAGGGCACAGAG TTCCTGTTTCCCAGCGGCCAAATCTTCCCATCACTGCTGCCAGTCGCAGCAACCTGCAGCCCCCCAGGAAAGTGGCGGTCTCAGGACCCACCAG GTAAAGAGATCAGGTCAGCAAGCAAAAATTCAGGAGCAAACCACTACAGTCACTGCCTGGACTCACCTCTACTCGACCTCCCAAGCCCTCTCATGGAAGGCAGGCCCTGACTCCAGAAGATTCTGGCCCAGGAGCAGGAGGAAAAGATCCCACCAGGGCTGGTGCCCCAGGAGTGAAGAGATGGGAGATGGGGTGGATTAG
- the PSRC1 gene encoding proline/serine-rich coiled-coil protein 1 isoform X1 — translation MLGTTNHGAHVLRSNLTRAPAGWNMEDLEEDVKFIADETLDFGGLSPSDSREEEDIAVSVTPEKPLRRGLSNRSNPNAVAPAPQGLRLSLGPLSPEKLEEILHEANRLAVQLEQCALQEQESTGEGLGPRRVKPSPRRETFVLKDSPVRDLLPTVSSLTRSTPSPNGLTPRLRSGEKKGSVRVLRAASGKRPSSVKRESPTCNLLPTSKSPASSPLARSTPPVRGKAGPSGRATASPPTPVRPVLAPQPPTSNSQRLSRLQGAAAKPSSRLPVPSAIPRPASRMPLTSRSVPPSKGALPPASLPPRKGLPRPSAVGHRVPVSQRPNLPITAASRSNLQPPRKVAVSGPTR, via the exons atgtTGGGAACCACCAATCACGGAGCGCATGTG CTCAGGTCTAATCTGACTCGTGCACCTGCTGGCTGGAACATGGAAGATTTAGAGGAAG ATGTAAAGTTCATAGCGGATGAGACCTTGGACTTTGGAGGGCTGTCACCATCTGACAG tCGTGAGGAGGAAGACATAGCAGTGTCGGTGACTCCAGAGAAACCGCTCCGAAGAGGACTCTCCAATCGAAGTAATCCAAATGCAGTGGCCCCAGCCCCCCAGGGGCTGAGGCTCAGCTTGGGTCCCCTTAGTCCAGAGAAGCTGGAGGAGATTCTCCACGAGGCCAACCGGCTGGCAGTTCAGCTGGAGCAGTGTGCCCTGCAGGAGCAGGAGAGCACGGGCGAGGGCCTGGGGCCTCGCAGGGTGAAGCCCAGCCCCCGGCGGGAGACCTTTGTGCTGAAGGACAGTCCTGTCCGAGACCTGCTGCCCACTGTGAGTTCTTTGACTCggagcaccccctccccaaacgGCCTGACACCCCGACTCCGGAGCGGCGAGAAGAAGGGGTCAGTCAGGGTTCTCCGGGCAGCATCTGGAAAGAGGCCCTCCAGTGTGAAAAGG GAGTCACCCACTTGCAATCTGTTGCCTACATCCAAAAGCCCAGCATCTTCTCCTCTCGCCCGATCTACTCCTCCAGTCCGGGGCAAAGCTGGGCCCAGTGGGAGAGCAACAGCAA GCCCGCCTACCCCTGTCAGACCAGTCTTGGCCCCACAGCCTCCTACCAGCAACTCTCAGCGCCTCTCTCGGCTGCAGGGAGCAGCTGCTAAGCCTTCCAGTCGACTGCCTGTTCCCTCTGCCATCCCCAGGCCTGCCAGCCGAATGCCACTCACCAGCCGGAGTGTACCACCCAGCAAAGGTGCCCTGCCTCCAGCTTCTCTGCCACCTCGGAAAGGACTTCCACGACCAAGTGCTGTAGGGCACAGAG TTCCTGTTTCCCAGCGGCCAAATCTTCCCATCACTGCTGCCAGTCGCAGCAACCTGCAGCCCCCCAGGAAAGTGGCGGTCTCAGGACCCACCAG GTAA
- the PSRC1 gene encoding proline/serine-rich coiled-coil protein 1 isoform X2, with amino-acid sequence MLGTTNHGAHVLRSNLTRAPAGWNMEDLEEDVKFIADETLDFGGLSPSDSREEEDIAVSVTPEKPLRRGLSNRSNPNAVAPAPQGLRLSLGPLSPEKLEEILHEANRLAVQLEQCALQEQESTGEGLGPRRVKPSPRRETFVLKDSPVRDLLPTVSSLTRSTPSPNGLTPRLRSGEKKGSVRVLRAASGKRPSSVKRESPTCNLLPTSKSPASSPLARSTPPVRGKAGPSGRATASPPTPVRPVLAPQPPTSNSQRLSRLQGAAAKPSSRLPVPSAIPRPASRMPLTSRSVPPSKGALPPASLPPRKGLPRPSAVGHRVPVSQRPNLPITAASRSNLQPPRKVAVSGPTR; translated from the exons atgtTGGGAACCACCAATCACGGAGCGCATGTG CTCAGGTCTAATCTGACTCGTGCACCTGCTGGCTGGAACATGGAAGATTTAGAGGAAG ATGTAAAGTTCATAGCGGATGAGACCTTGGACTTTGGAGGGCTGTCACCATCTGACAG tCGTGAGGAGGAAGACATAGCAGTGTCGGTGACTCCAGAGAAACCGCTCCGAAGAGGACTCTCCAATCGAAGTAATCCAAATGCAGTGGCCCCAGCCCCCCAGGGGCTGAGGCTCAGCTTGGGTCCCCTTAGTCCAGAGAAGCTGGAGGAGATTCTCCACGAGGCCAACCGGCTGGCAGTTCAGCTGGAGCAGTGTGCCCTGCAGGAGCAGGAGAGCACGGGCGAGGGCCTGGGGCCTCGCAGGGTGAAGCCCAGCCCCCGGCGGGAGACCTTTGTGCTGAAGGACAGTCCTGTCCGAGACCTGCTGCCCACTGTGAGTTCTTTGACTCggagcaccccctccccaaacgGCCTGACACCCCGACTCCGGAGCGGCGAGAAGAAGGGGTCAGTCAGGGTTCTCCGGGCAGCATCTGGAAAGAGGCCCTCCAGTGTGAAAAGG GAGTCACCCACTTGCAATCTGTTGCCTACATCCAAAAGCCCAGCATCTTCTCCTCTCGCCCGATCTACTCCTCCAGTCCGGGGCAAAGCTGGGCCCAGTGGGAGAGCAACAGCAA GCCCGCCTACCCCTGTCAGACCAGTCTTGGCCCCACAGCCTCCTACCAGCAACTCTCAGCGCCTCTCTCGGCTGCAGGGAGCAGCTGCTAAGCCTTCCAGTCGACTGCCTGTTCCCTCTGCCATCCCCAGGCCTGCCAGCCGAATGCCACTCACCAGCCGGAGTGTACCACCCAGCAAAGGTGCCCTGCCTCCAGCTTCTCTGCCACCTCGGAAAGGACTTCCACGACCAAGTGCTGTAGGGCACAGAG TTCCTGTTTCCCAGCGGCCAAATCTTCCCATCACTGCTGCCAGTCGCAGCAACCTGCAGCCCCCCAGGAAAGTGGCGGTCTCAGGACCCACCAGGTAA